DNA from Cupriavidus necator N-1:
CAGTGGCGGGGGGCTACCGTGCGGTATCGCCCCGATAAGTCGGCCCGGGAATCTCGCCAAGAAAGTCGAGAAACGCGCCAATACGCCTTGACCCGCGCTGGTTGGGCAGGAAGAGTGCCGAGATGGCGGAAGTGGCGCGGTTCGGGTTGACGGACCAGTCATCGAAGAGCGACGTCAGATTTCCGCGCTGGATGTCTTCTGCGACAAGCCAGTCCGGCAACAGCGCGATACCTGTTTCGGACATCACTAGCTCGCGCAGTACCTCGGAATTGTTGCTTCTGAAGTTGCCACGAACGGGGACTTGCACCTCTTCGCCGTCACGGACAAAGGTCCAGACTTGCTGCCCCACGCCATAGCTGAACCGCAAGCACTCGTGCCCCGCCAGGTCCAGTGGTGCTGCGGGGAGGCTGTGGCGCAGGAGATAGGCCGGGCTGGCTACTACCTTGCGGCGGAACGTGCCGATCTGGCGCGCAACCACATCATCCAGCGATGCCGCACTGCCAAGCCGGATGGACAAGTCAATACGCTCGCTAAGCAAGTCCACGATCTCGTCCGTCAGCGTCACTTCCAGCTCGAGCTTGGGATAACGTGCCAGCAGACCGCCCAGAAAAGGCGCGATGCAACGCCGCCCGAACGCAACCGGCAGCGAGACGCGCAGTTGGCCGACCGGCGTGTCGCCGCGGTCGGCGATCTGGGCGTCCGCTTCCGCAACGGCATCCAGGATCTTTCGCGCGCGCTGGTAGTAGGCGGCACCGGCAGCAGAAACCGTGACCTGCCGCGTCGACCGGTTCAATAGGACCGCACCGAGATCTTCCTCGAGACTGTCCATCATGCGCGTCACGGACGAGGTGGCAAGGCTCAACCGTCTGGCCGCAGAAGAGAAGCCCTTGGCGTCGACAGTCTCGACAAAAACTCTCAATGCCAGCAGCTTGTCCATGTCAGAGCCGAAGGCTCCGCATGACAGCGGGCGCGCCCTGCAGAAACATATCGACCTTCTGGCGCACAACGCCGCCCAGGTCAGCCGGGACCTTGAGCCCGTAGACCCATTTGCGCACGCCCAGATAGAAGATGGCGGCGTGCAGACTCCAGATCATCTCGACCTCGGCATCAAGCTCGGCGGCGCTGCGCGGTTCCGGGATACCGTACTCTGCCCGGACTTCGGCCAGCACGGGCAGGAAGACCTTGCTGCGAAGCTTGCTGAGGTATTTGTTGTTGATGCCTTCGCGCGTCAGGCCGGCGAAAATGAAGATCCTGATCCACTCCTCGCGTAAGATCACTGACGCATAGTCGAGGTAGAAGGCGTAGAGCCGCTGCGCCAGCGGAGTAGACCGGTCGGCGATTTGCCGCTCC
Protein-coding regions in this window:
- a CDS encoding LysR family transcriptional regulator, encoding MDKLLALRVFVETVDAKGFSSAARRLSLATSSVTRMMDSLEEDLGAVLLNRSTRQVTVSAAGAAYYQRARKILDAVAEADAQIADRGDTPVGQLRVSLPVAFGRRCIAPFLGGLLARYPKLELEVTLTDEIVDLLSERIDLSIRLGSAASLDDVVARQIGTFRRKVVASPAYLLRHSLPAAPLDLAGHECLRFSYGVGQQVWTFVRDGEEVQVPVRGNFRSNNSEVLRELVMSETGIALLPDWLVAEDIQRGNLTSLFDDWSVNPNRATSAISALFLPNQRGSRRIGAFLDFLGEIPGPTYRGDTAR
- a CDS encoding TetR/AcrR family transcriptional regulator; the encoded protein is MERGATTAKHGIPAKPGKRLLPEEREQQIVQKAIEHFTRNGFSGSTRELAKQIGVTQPLLYRYFESKDALIERVYNEVFQWRPDWERQIADRSTPLAQRLYAFYLDYASVILREEWIRIFIFAGLTREGINNKYLSKLRSKVFLPVLAEVRAEYGIPEPRSAAELDAEVEMIWSLHAAIFYLGVRKWVYGLKVPADLGGVVRQKVDMFLQGAPAVMRSLRL